Proteins encoded together in one Schumannella luteola window:
- the radA gene encoding DNA repair protein RadA has translation MARPAAPSAYVCSECGWGGAKWMGRCPECQAWGTVVERDAPRAAVAPARVSDARVARPITQLGTAEVQRSASGIAEFDRVLGGGVVPGAAILLSGEPGVGKSTLLLEVASRAARAGQRVLYVSAEESAGQVRLRAERTNALHDELYLASETDLATILGQVDAVKPQLLIVDSVQTVSSALSDGAAGQPAQVREVAGTLIRVAKERDLPVLLVGHVTKDGSIAGPRLLEHLVDVVCSFEGDRQTALRFIRALKNRFGPTDEVGCFEMTGDGIAEVPDPSGLFLSRAATPVSGTCVTIAVEGRRAIPVEVQALIVGSQAPQPRRVVNGVDASRVAMLLAVLERRCGLKLSTADVYVSTVGGIRLTEPGADLAIALAIASAYRDKALPHELAAVGEISLAGEIRPVSSAKQRVSEGRRLGYTTLLDNSAGPLRDALGRAFRNAVAEPRPDIPEF, from the coding sequence ATGGCCCGCCCCGCAGCACCCTCCGCCTACGTCTGCTCCGAGTGCGGCTGGGGCGGAGCCAAGTGGATGGGGCGCTGCCCGGAGTGCCAGGCCTGGGGCACGGTCGTCGAGCGGGATGCGCCGCGCGCCGCGGTCGCGCCTGCTCGCGTGAGCGACGCTCGCGTCGCGCGACCGATCACGCAGCTCGGCACGGCCGAGGTGCAGCGCTCGGCGAGCGGCATCGCCGAGTTCGATCGCGTGCTCGGCGGCGGCGTCGTGCCGGGCGCCGCGATCCTGCTGAGCGGCGAGCCCGGCGTCGGCAAGTCGACCCTGCTGCTCGAGGTCGCGTCCCGCGCGGCACGGGCCGGGCAGCGCGTGCTCTATGTGAGCGCCGAGGAGTCGGCCGGGCAGGTGCGCCTGCGCGCCGAGCGCACGAACGCGCTGCACGACGAGCTCTACCTGGCGAGCGAGACCGACCTGGCGACGATCCTCGGCCAGGTGGATGCCGTGAAGCCGCAGCTGCTCATCGTCGACTCGGTGCAGACGGTGTCGTCGGCCCTGAGCGACGGCGCGGCCGGCCAGCCGGCGCAGGTGCGCGAGGTCGCGGGCACGCTCATCCGCGTCGCCAAGGAGCGCGACCTGCCGGTGCTGCTCGTCGGCCACGTGACGAAAGACGGCTCGATCGCGGGTCCGCGTCTGCTCGAGCACCTGGTGGATGTGGTCTGCAGCTTCGAGGGCGACCGCCAGACCGCGCTGCGCTTCATCCGCGCGCTGAAGAACCGCTTCGGCCCGACCGACGAGGTCGGCTGCTTCGAGATGACCGGCGACGGCATCGCCGAGGTGCCGGATCCCTCGGGACTGTTCCTGTCGCGCGCGGCGACGCCCGTCAGCGGAACCTGCGTGACGATCGCCGTCGAGGGGCGTCGCGCGATCCCGGTCGAGGTGCAGGCGCTCATCGTCGGCTCGCAGGCGCCGCAGCCGCGCCGCGTCGTCAACGGCGTCGACGCCTCGCGCGTCGCGATGCTGCTCGCAGTGCTCGAGCGCCGCTGCGGACTCAAGCTCTCGACCGCCGACGTCTACGTGTCGACCGTGGGCGGCATCCGCCTGACCGAACCCGGCGCCGACCTGGCGATCGCGCTCGCCATCGCCAGCGCCTATCGCGACAAGGCGCTGCCGCACGAGCTCGCGGCCGTCGGCGAGATCTCGCTCGCGGGCGAGATCCGCCCCGTCAGCTCGGCGAAGCAGCGCGTGTCGGAGGGCCGCCGGCTCGGCTACACGACCCTGCTCGACAACTCCGCCGGACCGCTGCGGGATGCCCTGGGCCGCGCCTTCCGCAACGCGGTCGCCGAGCCGCGCCCCGACATCCCCGAGTTCTAG
- a CDS encoding glycoside hydrolase domain-containing protein, producing the protein MSLQHVLPAPARALAGVVAFAIAAGGALAVGLPATAAQAAPAPTDYASLVDPFVSTAADDGNDLPGAQAPNGLAKVNPMTVPNRNHSGYDYTQSKIAGFTNTNLDGVGGSGGGGDILVVPTSVDYTARPSTGSYAHSFSHSDEEASPGYYRVGLGAIAGKDGAVTTPGGTIQSELTATTRTGLHRYAFPAGSTPSLVVDLANNYTSRTASSLTVTKLADQRAAISGRIAGSFNGAAYQLYYYAETTKPVTAVQTWGAAGAALSSATTQDGVDTGAVLKFATADAADVELRVTLSPISADQARIDQQAEIAGATFDQVRAATRAVWNGRLGSVDVTASTTSDPDGSLTKLFYTHLYRMFALPMNATSTSGTYRGVDGAVHRAEGFTYYDAWSSWDDFRKYSVFAYVAPEMYRDMVQSLIYLFADSASSGTALSSAVHSVPTVRWERSSVIIADAISKGFTGFDRLGEAYPAIDTLVGRYTGAQLRAGYIANDPGNSVQRGYDQWALAIIADALGRTDDAAKLREQAALPIANLIKPGAFTAADGTQAGLLTPRDANGNWTSVDYERFEAASLYQGTLWQYNWYDAYDMDGLIQAMGGTDATRLALEHMFGEDRPDDGKGMLHSNANEIDLQAPYLFNYVGEPSLTQKWVRSIYTKETWNRYIATGSTGEAPSANGEFTPPIKTKVYKLDPAGFLPTMDNDAGTMSTMFVAASIGLFPVTAGSSQFQIGSPFFDTTTINYASGRSFSVSAKGVSADDYYVQSATLNGKPFGNTWLDYADVVGGGSLEFQMGAKASTWGSKTQPAYSLSTAEEGGSQPGTATVAVDANTVQAAANGAVDGTVTMTLSGGRFASAAGTSLTGSGAATVAGLPAGLAAEVTVADATSVRIHVTGTAAEAARFSIAFADSVFADGLTAREVTGPGLSSRDPLIVSVASAERVALQQLIDQAALVRPGNYSAASYRALTSALENARTVVDAATASTADLRAAADRLNGAIAGLALDQGAYRTLQAEASDAWSAGQLKNESFQSGGNLGGVTTGSWVRYDDLDFAGASPQSVAIRYSSSASSTGAPSRVDVRAGDANGPIVATASLPGTNGWGNYTTVTVAITDPAALAAAKQASFTFTAPSGQQWVSNFDWFQFSTDPVGGAPVTTIKLTAPNATATGGGSLALNLANGKFENVTNGAWAQWNDVELGSGVVKVSVEYDKPQSRAASDSAIELRLGSLTGAVAAKIALPYTGSGWGTTGTATADLDPAVFAGTKNVFAVFTSTTQNSNQPYVANVNSFELTPKPASSSVANELEAEKWVTKSTADLKSENSTWNNAGPVTNLGGTANGAWLDYGTLDFGDKAVTAITVRYVNNSSRVGDNTSIDVVLDGYDPAKPGTPAVNIPLPVTGSTWQADGSVTAKLAAPITGKHSVQLVFHTTPAANRPYAGNVDKLVFERGVVTTGLAAAITATEGLAADGARYSVIDFAVFQRELAAAKKLLAAPTTQSAVDAQARSLRLAAGQLVPVSSIRLDDAIAQAAAIDADRYTADSAAALATALVAAKRVAADTAASDADRDAATAALTVALAGLAVKPAAAPAAPVAASAVVADSSVTVRWAAVVDAITPVTSYLVELDDSHQVTVEASQTSVVFTWLKAGETVRARVTAINAAGASTPTEWATPVVIGAPAPAANQPRVAAAGASAADGSAASASPFAASALAAGYSSDAWPATANGKDYLVNLLSGVSTLGTDVLGTNKALPNSAAVTAANDQTAIRINNSASTAQVKKAEIDADNSPTVTMADGFGSRLGSLYLTALNGGKLPKTSALFGRVTQGLDSTGTAKDTYNYLRPYVRLGFVGDGGRIYESSNGSYAGLAGNGSFPSGHTYSGYVTGTLLATLLPELAPQVLARASEYGDNRIVLGFHYPIDVMGGRMAAQATIAHRWADPEFAALMTEAHQELESVLGAACTDGGFGDDLNACAGALYNGLDATAATKLYTERLSYGLPQDGAAGQKITVPDDAVALLASSFPELDDAQRRQILEQTALDSGYPLDVTAQGDASWQRIDLARAMTAEYTLDAAGNVTVGNGVSDTDASIAAASDLKVAGVTLDGFDPSIRTYVVDWPTGHALPAVSASASVDGASVSVTSGAAPVERSAAGSAGSSARTLFAAATTQALLQAPLAAATHARTVTVTSANGQHTQQYTVLFTITADDHLPAAVDPGAGDPGDGGPGTGEPGTGTPGTGTPGTPGSGSGGTGAGAVQPAAGGRGSAAGDDLAATGVSGLPEALAAALLLLAAGAGLVVARRRRAARAGA; encoded by the coding sequence GTGTCGCTCCAGCACGTCCTGCCCGCTCCCGCGCGCGCCCTCGCCGGCGTCGTCGCATTCGCGATCGCCGCCGGCGGCGCGCTCGCCGTCGGCCTGCCGGCTACCGCCGCTCAGGCCGCGCCGGCGCCGACCGACTACGCCTCCCTCGTCGACCCCTTCGTGTCGACCGCGGCCGACGACGGCAACGACCTGCCCGGCGCCCAGGCGCCCAACGGCCTCGCCAAGGTCAACCCGATGACGGTGCCGAACCGCAACCACTCGGGCTACGACTACACGCAGAGCAAGATCGCCGGGTTCACCAACACCAACCTCGACGGCGTGGGCGGATCGGGCGGCGGCGGCGACATCCTCGTCGTGCCGACCTCGGTCGACTACACCGCGCGCCCCAGCACCGGCTCGTACGCGCACAGCTTCTCGCACAGCGACGAGGAGGCCTCGCCCGGCTACTACCGGGTCGGCCTCGGCGCGATCGCCGGCAAGGACGGCGCCGTGACGACGCCCGGCGGCACCATCCAGTCGGAGCTGACCGCGACCACCCGCACCGGTCTGCACCGCTACGCCTTCCCGGCCGGGTCGACGCCCTCGCTCGTCGTCGACCTCGCGAACAACTACACGAGCCGCACGGCCTCGTCGCTCACCGTGACGAAGCTCGCCGACCAGCGCGCCGCGATCTCGGGCCGCATCGCGGGCTCGTTCAACGGCGCCGCCTACCAGCTCTACTACTACGCCGAGACGACGAAGCCGGTCACCGCGGTGCAGACCTGGGGCGCCGCCGGTGCAGCCCTCAGCTCCGCCACGACGCAGGACGGCGTCGACACCGGCGCCGTGCTGAAGTTCGCCACGGCGGATGCGGCCGACGTCGAGCTGCGCGTCACCCTCTCGCCGATCAGCGCTGACCAGGCCCGCATCGACCAGCAGGCCGAGATCGCCGGCGCCACCTTCGACCAGGTGCGCGCCGCCACCCGCGCCGTCTGGAACGGCCGCCTCGGCTCGGTCGACGTGACCGCCTCGACCACCAGCGACCCCGACGGCTCGCTCACGAAGCTCTTCTACACGCACCTGTACCGCATGTTCGCGCTGCCGATGAACGCGACCAGCACCTCGGGCACCTACCGCGGCGTCGACGGCGCCGTGCACCGCGCCGAGGGCTTCACCTACTACGACGCCTGGTCGTCGTGGGATGACTTCCGCAAGTACTCCGTCTTCGCCTACGTCGCCCCCGAGATGTACCGCGACATGGTGCAGTCGCTGATCTACCTCTTCGCCGACTCGGCCTCCAGCGGAACCGCGCTCAGCTCGGCCGTGCACTCGGTGCCGACCGTGCGGTGGGAGCGCTCGTCGGTCATCATCGCCGACGCGATCTCGAAGGGCTTCACCGGCTTCGACCGTCTCGGCGAGGCCTACCCCGCGATCGACACCCTCGTCGGCCGCTACACCGGCGCCCAGCTGCGCGCCGGCTACATCGCGAACGACCCCGGCAACAGCGTGCAGCGCGGCTACGACCAGTGGGCGCTCGCGATCATCGCCGACGCGCTCGGCCGCACGGATGACGCGGCGAAGCTGCGCGAGCAGGCCGCCCTGCCGATCGCGAACCTGATCAAGCCGGGCGCGTTCACCGCCGCCGACGGCACTCAGGCCGGTCTCCTCACCCCGCGTGACGCGAACGGCAACTGGACCAGCGTCGACTACGAGCGCTTCGAGGCCGCGAGCCTCTACCAGGGCACGCTCTGGCAGTACAACTGGTACGACGCCTACGACATGGACGGCCTCATCCAGGCCATGGGCGGCACCGATGCGACCCGCCTCGCGCTCGAGCACATGTTCGGCGAGGACCGACCGGACGACGGCAAGGGGATGCTGCATTCGAACGCCAACGAGATCGACCTGCAGGCGCCCTACCTGTTCAACTACGTGGGCGAGCCGAGCCTGACCCAGAAGTGGGTGCGCTCGATCTACACGAAGGAGACCTGGAACCGGTACATCGCGACCGGCAGCACGGGCGAGGCGCCGAGCGCGAATGGCGAGTTCACCCCGCCGATCAAGACCAAGGTCTACAAGCTCGACCCGGCCGGCTTCCTGCCGACCATGGACAACGACGCCGGCACCATGTCGACGATGTTCGTCGCCGCATCCATCGGCCTGTTCCCGGTCACCGCGGGCTCGTCGCAGTTCCAGATCGGCTCGCCGTTCTTCGACACGACCACGATCAACTACGCGAGCGGACGCAGCTTCAGCGTCAGCGCGAAGGGCGTCAGCGCCGACGACTACTACGTGCAGTCGGCCACGCTGAACGGCAAGCCCTTCGGCAACACCTGGCTCGACTATGCGGATGTCGTGGGCGGCGGCAGCCTGGAGTTCCAGATGGGCGCGAAGGCCTCGACCTGGGGCTCGAAGACCCAGCCGGCCTACTCGCTGAGCACGGCCGAGGAGGGCGGATCGCAGCCCGGCACGGCGACCGTCGCGGTCGACGCGAACACGGTGCAGGCGGCCGCGAACGGCGCCGTCGACGGCACCGTCACGATGACCCTGAGCGGGGGCCGCTTCGCCAGCGCCGCGGGCACGAGTCTCACCGGCTCGGGCGCCGCGACCGTCGCGGGCCTGCCCGCCGGTCTCGCCGCCGAGGTGACCGTCGCCGACGCGACGAGCGTGCGCATCCACGTCACCGGAACCGCGGCCGAGGCCGCGCGTTTCTCGATCGCCTTCGCCGACAGCGTCTTCGCCGACGGGCTGACTGCGCGTGAGGTCACCGGCCCCGGGCTCTCGAGCCGCGACCCGCTGATCGTCTCGGTCGCCTCGGCCGAGCGCGTCGCGCTGCAGCAGCTCATCGACCAGGCCGCTCTCGTGCGGCCCGGCAACTACTCGGCCGCGAGCTACCGCGCGCTGACCTCGGCGCTCGAGAACGCGCGCACCGTCGTCGACGCGGCCACCGCATCCACTGCCGATCTGCGTGCCGCCGCCGACCGCCTGAACGGCGCGATCGCCGGGCTCGCGCTCGACCAGGGCGCCTACCGCACCCTGCAGGCCGAGGCCTCCGACGCCTGGTCGGCCGGCCAGCTCAAGAACGAGAGCTTCCAGTCGGGCGGCAACCTCGGCGGCGTGACCACGGGCTCGTGGGTGCGCTACGACGACCTCGACTTCGCCGGGGCGTCGCCGCAGAGCGTCGCCATCCGCTACTCCAGCAGCGCCTCGAGCACGGGCGCGCCGAGCCGGGTGGATGTGCGCGCCGGCGACGCGAACGGACCGATCGTCGCGACCGCATCCCTGCCCGGCACGAACGGCTGGGGCAACTACACGACCGTGACCGTCGCGATCACCGACCCGGCCGCGCTCGCCGCCGCGAAGCAGGCGTCGTTCACCTTCACCGCGCCCTCGGGTCAGCAGTGGGTGTCGAACTTCGACTGGTTCCAGTTCTCGACCGACCCGGTCGGCGGAGCACCGGTGACCACGATCAAGCTCACCGCGCCGAACGCCACCGCGACCGGGGGCGGATCGCTCGCCCTCAACCTCGCGAACGGCAAGTTCGAGAACGTCACCAACGGCGCCTGGGCGCAGTGGAACGACGTCGAGCTCGGCTCGGGCGTCGTGAAGGTGTCGGTCGAGTACGACAAGCCGCAGTCGCGCGCCGCATCCGACTCGGCGATCGAGCTGCGCCTCGGCTCGCTGACCGGCGCCGTCGCGGCGAAGATCGCGCTGCCGTACACCGGCTCCGGCTGGGGCACGACCGGCACGGCGACCGCCGACCTCGACCCGGCGGTCTTCGCCGGCACGAAGAACGTGTTCGCGGTCTTCACCTCGACGACCCAGAACTCGAACCAGCCCTACGTCGCCAACGTCAACTCGTTCGAGCTCACCCCGAAGCCGGCATCCTCGTCGGTCGCGAACGAGCTCGAGGCCGAGAAGTGGGTGACCAAGAGCACCGCCGACCTCAAGAGCGAGAACAGCACCTGGAACAACGCCGGCCCGGTCACGAACCTCGGCGGCACCGCGAACGGCGCCTGGCTCGACTACGGCACGCTCGACTTCGGCGACAAGGCCGTGACCGCGATCACGGTGCGCTACGTCAACAACTCGAGCCGTGTCGGCGACAACACGTCGATCGACGTCGTGCTCGACGGCTACGACCCGGCGAAGCCCGGCACTCCCGCCGTCAACATCCCGCTGCCCGTCACCGGCTCGACCTGGCAGGCCGACGGCTCGGTCACCGCGAAGCTCGCGGCGCCGATCACCGGCAAGCACAGCGTGCAGCTCGTGTTCCACACCACTCCGGCCGCCAACCGGCCCTACGCCGGCAACGTCGACAAGCTCGTCTTCGAGCGCGGCGTCGTGACCACCGGCCTCGCAGCCGCCATCACGGCGACCGAGGGTCTCGCCGCCGACGGCGCGCGCTACTCGGTGATCGACTTCGCCGTGTTCCAGCGCGAGCTCGCCGCGGCGAAGAAGCTCCTCGCCGCGCCGACCACCCAGAGCGCCGTGGATGCCCAGGCCCGCAGCCTGCGCCTCGCCGCCGGTCAGCTCGTGCCGGTGTCGAGCATCCGACTGGATGACGCCATCGCCCAGGCGGCGGCGATCGACGCCGACCGCTACACGGCGGACTCGGCTGCTGCGCTGGCGACCGCTCTCGTCGCGGCGAAGCGCGTCGCGGCCGACACCGCGGCGAGCGACGCCGACCGTGACGCCGCCACCGCGGCGCTCACCGTTGCGCTCGCCGGGCTGGCCGTGAAGCCGGCCGCGGCCCCGGCCGCCCCGGTCGCCGCCTCGGCGGTCGTCGCCGACTCGAGCGTCACCGTGCGCTGGGCCGCCGTCGTCGACGCGATCACCCCGGTCACGAGCTACCTGGTCGAGCTCGACGACAGCCACCAGGTCACGGTGGAGGCGAGCCAGACCTCGGTCGTCTTCACCTGGCTGAAGGCGGGCGAGACGGTGCGAGCGCGGGTCACCGCGATCAACGCGGCCGGCGCCTCGACGCCGACCGAGTGGGCGACCCCCGTCGTGATCGGCGCCCCGGCTCCGGCGGCGAACCAGCCGCGCGTGGCTGCCGCCGGTGCGTCCGCTGCTGACGGCTCCGCCGCATCCGCCTCGCCGTTCGCGGCCAGCGCGCTCGCGGCTGGCTACAGCTCCGACGCCTGGCCCGCCACCGCGAACGGCAAGGACTACCTGGTCAACCTGCTCAGCGGCGTCAGCACGCTCGGCACCGACGTGCTCGGCACCAACAAGGCCCTGCCGAACTCGGCTGCGGTGACCGCCGCGAACGACCAGACGGCCATCCGCATCAACAACTCCGCCTCGACCGCGCAGGTGAAGAAGGCCGAGATCGACGCCGACAACAGCCCCACGGTCACCATGGCCGACGGCTTCGGATCGCGCCTCGGCTCGCTCTACCTGACCGCGCTCAACGGCGGCAAGCTGCCCAAGACCTCGGCGCTGTTCGGCCGGGTCACGCAGGGTCTCGACTCGACCGGCACGGCGAAGGACACCTACAACTACCTGCGCCCCTACGTGCGGCTGGGCTTCGTCGGCGACGGCGGACGCATCTACGAGTCGAGCAACGGCTCGTACGCGGGGCTCGCCGGCAACGGCTCGTTCCCGAGCGGACACACCTACTCGGGTTACGTCACCGGCACCCTGCTGGCGACCCTGCTGCCCGAGCTCGCGCCGCAGGTCCTCGCCCGCGCCTCGGAGTACGGCGACAACCGCATCGTGCTCGGCTTCCACTACCCGATCGATGTGATGGGCGGACGCATGGCCGCGCAGGCGACGATCGCGCACCGTTGGGCCGACCCCGAGTTCGCGGCGCTCATGACCGAGGCGCACCAGGAGCTCGAGAGCGTGCTCGGCGCCGCCTGCACCGACGGCGGCTTCGGCGACGATCTCAACGCCTGCGCCGGCGCGCTCTACAACGGCCTCGACGCCACCGCGGCGACGAAGCTCTACACCGAGCGCCTCAGCTACGGCCTGCCGCAGGACGGCGCCGCCGGGCAGAAGATCACGGTTCCGGATGACGCGGTCGCCCTGCTGGCCTCCTCGTTCCCCGAGCTGGACGACGCGCAGCGCCGCCAGATCCTCGAGCAGACCGCGCTCGACTCCGGCTACCCGCTCGACGTCACCGCGCAGGGCGATGCGAGCTGGCAGCGCATCGACCTGGCCCGCGCGATGACCGCGGAGTACACGCTCGACGCGGCCGGCAACGTGACCGTCGGCAACGGCGTCTCCGACACGGATGCGTCGATCGCGGCGGCGTCCGACCTCAAGGTCGCCGGTGTCACGCTCGACGGTTTCGACCCGAGCATCCGCACCTACGTCGTCGACTGGCCGACCGGGCACGCGCTGCCCGCCGTCTCGGCGAGCGCGAGCGTCGACGGCGCCTCGGTGTCGGTGACCTCGGGGGCTGCTCCGGTGGAGCGCTCGGCGGCGGGCTCGGCGGGATCGTCGGCGCGCACGCTGTTCGCGGCGGCGACCACCCAGGCGCTGCTGCAGGCTCCGCTCGCGGCGGCCACACACGCGCGCACTGTCACGGTCACCTCGGCCAACGGTCAGCACACCCAGCAGTACACGGTGCTGTTCACCATCACGGCCGACGACCACCTGCCGGCCGCGGTCGACCCCGGCGCGGGCGACCCGGGCGACGGCGGACCGGGCACGGGGGAGCCGGGCACCGGTACCCCGGGCACGGGGACGCCGGGCACCCCGGGCAGCGGCTCGGGTGGCACGGGCGCAGGCGCGGTGCAGCCCGCCGCGGGCGGACGCGGATCGGCGGCCGGCGACGACCTCGCCGCGACCGGCGTGAGCGGACTGCCGGAGGCTCTCGCCGCGGCGCTCCTGCTGCTCGCGGCCGGCGCCGGGCTGGTCGTGGCGCGCCGTCGCCGTGCGGCGCGCGCCGGGGCCTGA
- a CDS encoding amino-acid N-acetyltransferase — MPSEFQVRRARTSDVPRILELIEPLVQSRILLGKERVVLYEAVQEFRVVEAADGDLLGCGALHVMWEDLGEVRTLAAADGVRGRGVGHALLERLETDARELGLTRLFCLTFETEFFQRHGYTEIGEGVVPPEVYAELVRSTDDGVAEFLDLARVKQNTLGNTRMLKSLV, encoded by the coding sequence GTGCCCTCCGAGTTCCAGGTGCGCCGCGCGCGCACGAGCGACGTGCCCCGCATCCTCGAGCTGATCGAGCCGCTCGTGCAGTCGCGCATCCTGCTCGGCAAGGAGCGCGTCGTGCTCTACGAGGCGGTGCAGGAGTTCCGGGTCGTCGAGGCGGCCGATGGCGACCTGCTGGGATGCGGCGCGCTGCACGTCATGTGGGAGGACCTCGGCGAGGTGCGCACCCTCGCCGCCGCCGACGGCGTGCGCGGACGCGGCGTCGGCCATGCGCTGCTCGAGCGGCTCGAGACGGATGCGCGCGAGCTCGGCCTGACCCGGCTGTTCTGCCTGACCTTCGAGACCGAGTTCTTCCAGCGTCACGGCTACACCGAGATCGGCGAGGGCGTCGTGCCGCCCGAGGTCTACGCCGAGCTCGTGCGCTCGACCGACGACGGCGTCGCCGAGTTCCTCGACCTCGCCCGCGTGAAGCAGAACACGCTCGGCAACACCCGCATGCTCAAGTCGCTGGTCTGA